From the Synchiropus splendidus isolate RoL2022-P1 chromosome 3, RoL_Sspl_1.0, whole genome shotgun sequence genome, the window agagctgatGCTAGTGGGCGGCGAGGGAGCTCAGGAGCTCACCTTACTCCGGCTTGGGAATGTGTGGGGATTCTGTTGATGTCATCATGACCCAGCAACAGAGAAGGGCTTCAAGAAAACATTATGCCAAAGAAGCAGAGGCATGGTGTGCCAGTTGAGAGAGTTTCTGCTTTCCAGGACTCGAGTCCATGACCTGCTGGCATGTGCCCTTGATGCCCAACTCTAATAAAATGTCACCGTAAATACCCTCAACTATGTTGCACACTGGCTTGACTTTTCCGACCCTGCGCTGGATGGAGAGAAACTCACCTCGACGATCAGCACGCTCTGAAACCAGGAGAAAAGAGAAACATCAGTCACCTCTGAAACTTAGCCGCACTTGCAAAACAAAGTTTGGTGTGTCCACGGCAACAATCGTGTCTTTCACGCCTTTGAAGAATCGATTTTCTTCTCTACTGCAACGGACATCTGTGTTTacagaaacacaagagtcacagTTAAAGCGTCTCTGTTCATCTGTTGCCAGGTTTCAAATGACTCAGCGTTCTCCTGGACGTGTTTGTGCCGAGCGAGTATCTGTGGTTTGGAAAATGCAAAGCTCTTCGCCAGAGTTGCCTCTCGCCACACCTGAACACGGTTATATAACGTGCGATAAAAACTGCCTGTCCGGCCGATACAATGACTCTCCCTTGACTTGGCTTATTTGTTACACTACTTTGCTGTCTACGTGATTTACTTGTCTTGCTAAGAAAGGCCGCTCCTTCGGTGTCACCACTTCATCTTAGCCTCAGACAAAAGTGTTAGCATCTGGAAAGCTTTGGCTCTCTTCAGCTACTTTGGTTGCTAAAGCGATGCGTATTTCGCATGTTTACCTTGCAAACATGATGTAGCTTTTAGTGCGGGTAAGCTAGTTGTGTTGCTTTTATTCGGCAACTAGAAGAACTAAAACACTGTTGAGACGGTATTGTAAACAATGATGTTAGCTTCAATTTCTTAACAGCATTTGCTAATTCACATTCATGATCTCAACATTGTTGTTTGAATGACTTTTGAGTGTATTATTTTTAGACGATTTTACACTGTTGTTACATCTGATTGGTACAGTTCTAATACATCTTTTAAACCAAGGGTCTTCGACAACATTAGTCCCCAGCCAAGAAGTTTTCCAGTTGTTCCAAGATCCAAATTGCTCGTCTGTCTGAAGCTCCTGCTGTAAATAACTTATGATCACAACATTCCTCAAGTGTgtctgaaaaatacataaaaatatttttgtgtgttaaTTTGAAAACGTTGAAAGAAGTCACACCTGGGAATCGAACACCAGTAGCTTAGCGTCTTAGCGATGCTAAAAGTTTTGACcaaatatttgaatgaatgaatcccaTCTATTGTTTGGGTAACACAGCGCCACCTGTTGTCTACATTTTAGGTTGCACATATTCCTTCTAGGTGAGCCCACTATGGCCCTCAGACCACGAGTTAGTGATGCCCATTTTGAACTGTGTTTGTTGGACTGGTGCGATGGGGGACCTGCTACAGGGCTAGTTCGGTGGCGGTGGtggtgtcagactgcagactcaGCTCTAAAATCTATCTGAGTCATTGTTTAACACAGGAAGGACCCAGTGGGTTCCAAACTACTTCTCACTGAAGCATCTAACACTATGATACCATAAGAGCCACTTTGCTACGCATGTCGGAAAATCCGATATTTTATCTGCCGCGTCAGCATCTGTTCGGTCCACATCATCTGAAAATCCCATCAAGTATTTCCCCGACGTGAAGGATGATGATAACGGTGTCGAGCGAGGAGGACAGATTGATCCTCTCTGTGCAAATATCCTGTCAGcggttttgttttgactcatcCTGACCTTTTTACCTACGATGCAAATGCATCTCGGCTAATAGCGGGTCGTGACAGCTCCTCTCCCCGCGTGAGCGGATCCAGCCACGGACCTGCTGCTGCAACCTGCGTGAGCACCAGAAGTTTTTTGTCTTAAGCCCGATCTCGGTGAATAATGTGGTGCGGAGGGATGATTCCTGGAGATTCCACGGTTCACTAAAGCCCACTTGAGCTCTGCAGGGATGGATGTGTCGGTAAATCTCAGTGGTGGggacaaatgtttgcatgaaatgtgtgattcatcGTGGGGATGGCGAAGGGCAAACCACTTCAGCATGGTGACGCTGCTGTGGAGAGCACATGGAGGAGGTGCACCTCTGCAAAAGGAGGACATTCAAACCTGCACTGCTGGTTATATAGAAGTGATTTATGAGgacaaaaagtcattttctccACTGAGACGACACCACGCCCGTCATCCTTTAGGTCAAAACCCAACTTGGTGTTTCATGGTGAGGTCAGAAATGTCTTGGGCCATGAAGATCAGGGCACCAGGGGAGCTGATGGAGGTCGTCTCATGGTCCGAGACATGACCAGAATCATGTGGACTGGGTCTGTGTAGTCCGACTCACCTTTCCCTTTAGAAAGGACAGATCTCTGCTCCCAACAATGTGCAGGTCTTCTGTGGACTGATCGTTCTGGAGATGAAAGGACAACGACACAGTCACTTAAAAAGGCAGTGTCCATCAACTCCATGAAGAGCTTTGGACCTGGACAAGGCAAGTGCAAGCCCTCGGGCAGGGTCCTTTGGCACCTCCACCCCTTGGATTTAGAAGCATGAGCTTAGCCTTAGAGACATCTGATGCCGGTTCAAAAGTGAGCAGATAGGAAGGAATGCCTGGCCTCAGGGTGATCACATGACTCCAGACACTCAGCATCACCATTCTTCTGCACACTCCCACATTGTTAGGAGATTTAACTGGCAACCTCAGGCCAACAAGCTACTTTGATATGAGCCTGGTTTTCATCCGATACAAGGTCAGGAGCAAGTCAAGCAGACGAAACACGAGCAACACTGACACCCAGTGGTAAGATAATGAAGTCGCGTCACAGGTTTCTGTGGGAAAAATGAGTCATCGATTAAAATGCTTTTATGAAGTTCTGTGTTTAACGATCAGAGCAGCACTGGCGAAAATGTGTGTGTCGGTTGTGTGGCTTTATTATACGTTTTTAGTGTTGTTATTTAACCATGATATATGTGTATTTTAGTTGTGTATAAAGCAGGTTGGTCATAGTGTTGTGTGATTTGAGATGTGGGTTTGTCGAcgtgtcagttttgtttttgtgaaagtgtgaaagtttattctcatttatttggttctcaTGTAGATGTACTTCATTGTGAGTCTGCACAACGTAGTTTAAGTCTGTTGGGACCTTTGCAGTTACATGGTGCtacatgtgtgtttgttggtAGTAGTGTATCGTAGTGATGCATGTGgccgaggcttcatgacacagtgttgaagggtcgatgaggcttcatgacacagtgttgaagggtcgatgaggcttcatgacacagtgttgaagggtcgatgaggcttcatgacacagtgtcctgattttcagaggccaccaggtggcgctgtctgctgtaaaatggttgGACTTGAACGactgaatgaaacctcacatcatttctaaaccaagaccgccatctagtggcctttgaaaatgaaaattactgtttcatcaaccctgcaatggtgtttcatgatgcctcatctatccAGCATGAGTGTAGTAATTCAGTGTGTGTAATAGCTTCATAGGTCACCAACATGTGGATCCTGgcgcctcctctctctcctccatcactcaccAGGTAGCTCTTGTAGCGAATAAACTCCACTCGAGTCTCCAGGTACTTGTTGGAATTCCTCCCCAGAACCTTGATGTACTCCACCAGGTCTGCACAGAACTTGTACCCCCCCTTGAGGGCACACAGGACCATGATGTTGTTGTCCACAAAGTCCTCCACGATGTAGTGAGCCAGACGCTCGGTCCTGAGAGAAGGGCAgtcagcagaggaagaagaaggttgTTTGGACCACCCACCTGTTCTTGATCACCCCGTGTGGGATGTAGACGTTCTCGATGTCGTCGTGGTAGTGCTCCGGGTAGGTGAAGAGATCCAGGCTGTAGCCCGGCCAGTCGTCTTTAATCTAGGTGGGCATTTACGTTGGGACCCGTCATGAGCAAGTGAACACAGTGGACACTGCTCTTGAAGCAGTGGCAGGCTTCACAAAAGTggagaaaagagctgagccagaggaccATTTTCTCTACTTTGGAATCCAGCTTTGTCCCTCAAGGTCTCGACCACAATACTGAGATCATGGTGAAGTCATTTGACTGTGTGATTCAGTGGCAGTGACTTGCTGCTGTCAGCAGTCTGTGTGGTGTATTTGTTCTCGTGTGTGGATTAAATATACTTTTGCTTGGTTATAGATACAGAAGAgctgatgagacttcatgaaacaatgcccactagatggcgctgttctGTAATGTCTGatatgaacaaccatttcaatggagcttcacatcattttcatacaaacagcaccacctactgaggcctgaaaaggaggacactgtttcatgaagcctcaccagcccgcCACCTGTTGTAAACAAAGCTGTGTGATTTATTGAGTCTTTGTGTTGTGACAAAGtaatgggttgatgaggcttcatgacacaatattgatgggtagatgaggtttcatgaaatgtcctgatttttagaggccaccagatggcactctgctcTTTAAGCTGTTTGAATGAAACCCCATAGTaaacagacagcgccacctagtgagcgcCACTGGTAGGTCGGTGAGGATTTATGACACAATATTAAAGGGTTGATGGGGATTCATGacacagaggccaccagatggcgctgtctgctgtaaaatgtttggacttgaacaactcattcaatgaaacctcacatcatttctaaaccaaagagcgccatctagtggcctctgaaaattaggacactctttcatccaccctgcaacaaTGTTTCACGACGCCTCATCTGAACATCATTCCTACACTTCTACTCCTATGTGTAGGAGACGATTTGTGTTTGTTAAACGTTTGAATCTAGCTTTTGCTGCGATGAAAATTCTCTGTTGGTTGTGCTTTGTATGTGAGTTGTGTATATGTTAACAAGGCTATGTAATAGTGTGTTTCAAAAGGAAACATACCACAACTCCTCGTCTCTGTCCGCCGTTCTCCATCACGAGCAGAACAAAGTGGTGGAAAAACTCAGCTGGAAATGAACAAGAATGTCACCGGCAAGTCAACTGAGACAAAGGTCGACACACTAGATGAGACTCGCTGCTTCCCTGCAGTCGCTCCCAGAGTCTCCCACCGAAACCAGAGGTCACCGAAACCTCAGACCGGAGTGGTGTCTGCGCGGCGGCCACATGCCCTGAAGAGTCACGCCTCACTCATTTGTGCTGTTCCGTCGTGACAGATAATCAGCCTCATGTGATGAGTGAGGCTGAGCGACGCCAGCAGAGGTCGCGACTTGTGAAGACCTGATGACCCTGGCAACATGTCCCAATGTCGACGGAACACTTTAGTAAGCAGAGTTTCCATCTTGGATCCCCTTAACTTACATTACTGCCTTagtcgttttttctttttttacaaaaaacatgatttttttaattctataaATTCAGATTTGACATtatcctcattttttttcttaagccaatccatttgataaaaaaataaacatgtttttatcatAAGTCTGGGAAGCTAGCgtctatcccagctacctgTGGCAAGAGGCAGGGGCCCTGGACATGGCAAAAAACATTGTCCTGCCGACAGAAGACGCGAGTCTTTGGTGAGGAGCTGCAGCTTTATTTGGGAACACTGACTGTAAAATACTGTGACAGGATTTCATCTGGAGGTCACATGATCCGTGGGCAGCAGCTGAGTCTGAATCTTCAGTGGGTTTGCAACAGTGTTTTCTGGAGCCTGTCTACTTATTTCAAATCACAAGTTCACCGGTCCAGAGTGGTTCAGTCGGTGATGTAGATGGTGTTGAACCTCTCCAGGAGGCTGATGTCCTTCTCCAGCTGGTCCAGCTgattctccagctcctccttgcGCTTCTGCCGCACCATGGTGCAGATGATGAAGGGCAGACGCTGGTACTCGTGGTGCAGGATGGACCAGTTCTTCTTCAGACCCTGGATCGAGAACGAGCCCAGCtcactcatttatttataaaatcttattccactttttatttattattttgtattttttaataatgaatttGCTGAatatgacttttcttttttttctgtttgacaaTATGACTGTCAGTCGCTTGCTATATGATGACCCTCCTGCTTTTCATgagatttaatttaatattgactttgaattgttttaaaaataaaactagtGTAATGTAGtcttcagttatttttattttttaagttagtGAATTTctaatttgttatttttcaatttgcCTTCACCTCtagatttaaataatttaacatttaaatgtaatttcacGAGAAATATTTTTCAGAATATTTTGAGCAAATAATTTGGCAGTATTTTCTCATTCATATTTGCACGACTGTATGTGGTGACTTCACGTACCTCCAGAatgttctccttctcctctttagACAGGTGTTTGGACGCCTCGGCCTCCTGTCGTCTCAGCTCCTCCTCGTACTCCTCCTGGACCCTCTCACATTCCAGCTTCCTCTTCACCAGGTAGAGGGGCATTTCTCCATAATCCTGTTCACCAAcagactccattgaaacaccaaaCTATGCTGTGCTGAATGAGTGATAAGCCCTGGTGGTAGCACAGAGAGCTTCTAGTGAGCGAGGAATATAAAACCCAGGGACGCCTTCAGCATCATGGATGTTGACTGgctaccttcttcttcttgtagcTGCGGGCCTGGATGGCTCTGTACATGGTCCGCGGCACGACCACCGTGTTGGACTTGATGAAGTTGGTGCCGCTCTGGATGCCCATGATGGGTTTCTCCTTCCTCCCTGGAACCGGCGGCTTCCTCAGGATGTGAATACGTTGACCCTCGACGAGCGTGTCTGAGACGAGGAAACCGAAGCGTGAGACAcgtcatcatcacatcattcGGGGTCAGGACTCACTTCCAGGCAGTTTGGGCTCTTTTGAATGCTTTTTGAGGAACTTGTCAGGGGACGGGGCGTCGACTTTCAACGGTCCCATCGTTTTCATTGGACTTTTTCTCTGCTTGTGCTCCTGAACAACTTGAGGCCGGAACTTGGACATGTACCTTCAGCAACAGACGTGAGACAACGATTGAAAGACACACGTTTAGCATCATCCAACAGAGGCCAGCTGGATCAtccttcatgtcctccatcatGAACCTCATCAACAACATTCTGCGTCCAACCTtgtttctcctctccacgtgtccaaaccacctgtcctccctaactttgtctccaacctTCTGCACAAGATTCATTTCAGATCGAGTCCTCTGCGTCTTgatctctgactcttccaacTCTAACTGAGTCAGAGCACGACTGCTCACCATATCATCAGCTAACATTATGGTCCATGCAGGCTCCTTTCTGACCTCTGACTCTCACCTGGAATCGATCACACCTGACTAGCCCCAGCCGCATACCTCTGCTTGACTGCCCTCACACTTTTCTCCACCCCAACTGACCACAGCTACGACTCAACTCAACAGTCACACTCAACATTACCTCGGTGGTTTGTCAAtaatctcttcttcttcagagtcCATGACAGTTTTGAGTCACTGGATGGAATCCTCgtcttaaatgtgttttaagaagataagaatttcagttcaGGTGCATAAAGCAACCAGGTGGCTTCCAAATTCAGATGATCCTCATAATATTGCAAGTACATATATAAAATGAACATCAAAGGCAAATGGAAGAACGTTAAAAATGTTCAATAAGTCGACATCAAAGGACGTATCAGGTGTCTTTTCTGCTGAGGGATGGCATCATGGGACTATAGATAAGGTGCTCTCAGTGATTCAAGGTAGATCACGTTTTTAAAATGTGTCGTGAGAAGAGCACATTCATCGACAGGAAAGCTGTCATCGATCTTCTCGAGTATGAAAGAGAAACAACAACCGTTTAACACATTTTCCTCTCAgtttttacattatttaccTCAATTGTGGCATTGAAACTGTTTAAAGTTAAATCAACAGCGATACAATTCAAAACCCAATGGAGTTAACTGTATTAAACATATACTTCACAAACTTTATTTTCTGATTTCGCTCGGACATATTTATAGTTGTCGCGAGAAATGAACTATTTACCCCAGTGACGACTCCAAAACACCATCGTCCTCCTCCACGAGCGCATTATACACGCTTTCTTGTGCAAACATGTTGTCAGACACGTTGCCTTCGACAAACAAAGATGACCAATTAACGCACAATAAGATCTTTTTGAGCGAACTAACCAGTCGAGTGCGATTCGTTTGTTAACTCGTTGCTAAGAGGCTGTAGCGTTCAAGAGCAATAGGAAAGAAGAGCGTCGTACCTGCACAGTGTGCAGGTGCTGCGTAATTGTTTTAACCTTTCAACTAAACTATTACATCTTAAAGTACTGAGCCACCAAATCTGTGagaagtcagtttttttttttactaaaaggACTACTAAAGTAGAATGCGTTTCTCGAGTATTTACCGCATTCAGTGAACGCAACTGCTTGGACTGTGCGTTCCGTTattaaaacaaatcaattttgCATTAAATTACACTCACAGTTcttagaaaaaaatcaaaacaattgATTTATAACAGGGTTTGagtaacaaaaaaaggaaaaattaaaagaaaagagTCATTTTGGCTGACTCTGTTATGACGTCATCGACATGCGTCTGACTTGACGTTTGTTTACATGCGTGAAGCTGAACATGTGCAGTCATACTCGTTTCTAAAGTACTTTTAACGCggatttttttgtgaaattttGCTATAGATAAGTGCGTCTTTAAGTACATTTGGATGCGACATTACACCTTTATATAATGCATTTGCACTTGTGAGTATAATCGCACACATCATGTACTTGTACAGATGCACATTGTGAGCGTAATATAAGTGACATTAAGCAGCTAACTGCTAAAATGATTCCCTGCAGGTGAGCGGTACAGTGTTCAGCACTCTTCTAAGTTCCTCTTCTAAATGGGTTTACTGAGCGGAAGAGTGGTGGTTGCACTGAGAGCTGCCAGGTGTTTCCACAGTCCACTTCTATatttaaaatcatgtttttcGAGCAAAGCGGGAGTCTCAAGAGAACGGAATGTTATTCTCATGGGTCCACCCGGAGCTGGGAAGACCACGGTGGGGAAGATCGTGGCTCACAGGCTGGGGCTTCCTGCCGTTGACATTGATGATGATGTCTTGGAGACGACTTGGCAGATGCCAGTCTCAGCCAAGCTGGCCTCGGTTGGTGGAGACCGTTTCCTTGAGGAGGAAGGTCAAGCGCTGTGCAACTTCTCCGCCTCTGGATGTGTCGTCTCGCTGACCGGATCCAACCCTCTTCACAGTGAGGCCATGGAGCATCTCCGACAGACTGGATTGGTCGTCTATTTGGATGTAGACAGTGAGGACATCCTGCAAAGACTGTCCAGGATGAAGGTGAACAGGATAGTGGGGCAAGAAGCAGGTGTGTCCATGAAGGATATCCTTCAGTACCGGAAGCAGTTTTATGAGAAATGGCTTGATGGTCGGGTCTTGTGTGGGAGAGGAGACGGTGTGGAAGAAGTGGCAGAGAAGGTGTTGAAGTCTGTGGAGAGGTTTGACTCTGAAGAGACGTACATGTCGACCAGAGGTGAGGGCGCAACTCGAAGTAAAGCGCACTTCAGtgatgttgtggttgaaggcctGGCTCCTGACGGAGGCCTCTACGTTCCTGAGGGCAACCTACCGAGGATTGACGCCGGCGAATGGTTGAGACTGGCCGAGATGTCGTACCCCGAACAGGCTTTGGTGATACTTGAGAAGTGCATCCATCCCAGAGAAATCTGTGCAACTGATTTAAGAGACATGGTCTTCAAGGCGTATGGGTCCAACTTTGCCAGCGAGGACATCGCACCTGTCAAACACCTGATGGGCTGTCAGTACGTCCAGGAGCTTTTCCACGGCCCCACCGCCTCCTTCAAGGATCTGGCTCTGCAGCTGATGCCGCAGCTCTTTGCCCACTGCCTCCCGCCCATGTGCAACTATCTCATCCTGGTGGCCACGTCAGGAGACACGGGCAGCGCCGTGCTGAGCGGCTTCCGGAGCCTCCGTGGTGCGGACCGAGACAAAACCGGAGTGTTGGTGTTTTTCCCGGAGGAAGGAGTGAGCGAGATCCAGAAGATCCAGATGACAAGCTTCACCGAGGGAAACGGCAGGGCTGTCAGCGTGAAGTCAGACTTCGACTTCTGTCAGAGGTCCATCAAGAGGATGTTTGGCGAGTCGGGGCTGACGGGTCACCTTGCTGTGGAGTACGGGACTGTCCTCAGCACCGCCAACTCCATCAACTGGGCGCGTTTGTTACCACAGGTGAGTAGACCGGGAGTGACGGATCGGATCGGAACAGaaagactttattgatctcacaaaggagcTCTTAAGTGGTTAGT encodes:
- the LOC128756149 gene encoding threonine synthase-like 1; protein product: MGLLSGRVVVALRAARCFHSPLLYLKSCFSSKAGVSRERNVILMGPPGAGKTTVGKIVAHRLGLPAVDIDDDVLETTWQMPVSAKLASVGGDRFLEEEGQALCNFSASGCVVSLTGSNPLHSEAMEHLRQTGLVVYLDVDSEDILQRLSRMKVNRIVGQEAGVSMKDILQYRKQFYEKWLDGRVLCGRGDGVEEVAEKVLKSVERFDSEETYMSTRGEGATRSKAHFSDVVVEGLAPDGGLYVPEGNLPRIDAGEWLRLAEMSYPEQALVILEKCIHPREICATDLRDMVFKAYGSNFASEDIAPVKHLMGCQYVQELFHGPTASFKDLALQLMPQLFAHCLPPMCNYLILVATSGDTGSAVLSGFRSLRGADRDKTGVLVFFPEEGVSEIQKIQMTSFTEGNGRAVSVKSDFDFCQRSIKRMFGESGLTGHLAVEYGTVLSTANSINWARLLPQVVYHSAAYLNLCRGGIIQFGDPIDVSIPTGNFGNALSAFYAKQMGIPVRKIICASNHNCIISDFISTGEYDLRGRRLMLSHSPAIDILKSSNLERFIHHVSDGDGRLVASLYAGLDGNQHFQLPESVLSRMRQEVEGGWCSEDDCLSGIRSVHSQTGYIIDTHTAVAKVVSDRLHDGSCPLVLCSTAHYGKFAPAVFRALKSRDIPEDPVEQLTKLQSAASGPEPHQRMMNCLAERGRCRRAACEADYETLVEEVEQMIQDSFLRVM
- the enkur gene encoding enkurin isoform X2, whose protein sequence is MDSEEEEIIDKPPRYMSKFRPQVVQEHKQRKSPMKTMGPLKVDAPSPDKFLKKHSKEPKLPGNTLVEGQRIHILRKPPVPGRKEKPIMGIQSGTNFIKSNTVVVPRTMYRAIQARSYKKKKDYGEMPLYLVKRKLECERVQEEYEEELRRQEAEASKHLSKEEKENILEGLKKNWSILHHEYQRLPFIICTMVRQKRKEELENQLDQLEKDISLLERFNTIYITD
- the enkur gene encoding enkurin isoform X1, with protein sequence MFAQESVYNALVEEDDGVLESSLGYMSKFRPQVVQEHKQRKSPMKTMGPLKVDAPSPDKFLKKHSKEPKLPGNTLVEGQRIHILRKPPVPGRKEKPIMGIQSGTNFIKSNTVVVPRTMYRAIQARSYKKKKDYGEMPLYLVKRKLECERVQEEYEEELRRQEAEASKHLSKEEKENILEGLKKNWSILHHEYQRLPFIICTMVRQKRKEELENQLDQLEKDISLLERFNTIYITD
- the enkur gene encoding enkurin isoform X3, giving the protein MSKFRPQVVQEHKQRKSPMKTMGPLKVDAPSPDKFLKKHSKEPKLPGNTLVEGQRIHILRKPPVPGRKEKPIMGIQSGTNFIKSNTVVVPRTMYRAIQARSYKKKKDYGEMPLYLVKRKLECERVQEEYEEELRRQEAEASKHLSKEEKENILEGLKKNWSILHHEYQRLPFIICTMVRQKRKEELENQLDQLEKDISLLERFNTIYITD
- the prtfdc1a gene encoding hypoxanthine-guanine phosphoribosyltransferase — encoded protein: MENGGQRRGVVIKDDWPGYSLDLFTYPEHYHDDIENVYIPHGVIKNRTERLAHYIVEDFVDNNIMVLCALKGGYKFCADLVEYIKVLGRNSNKYLETRVEFIRYKSYLNDQSTEDLHIVGSRDLSFLKGKSVLIVEAIVDTGKTMKALLKHVLTFEPKMVKVAGLLVKRTPNVVDGLTDYVGFEIPNRFVVGYALDYNEHFRDLNHICVISKTGKMKYKV